A stretch of the Polluticoccus soli genome encodes the following:
- a CDS encoding Hsp20/alpha crystallin family protein yields the protein MYQAKSRYSAPHTFGGILEGLFNDFNTEFKANPPANILETEKSYEVHLVAPGLKKDDFKINLERNILTISYDKKEDAAAQEGKWLRSEYKAAAFKRSFTLNDKVNTSAINAKYTDGILAIELPKKENAEPATQQISVN from the coding sequence ATGTATCAGGCAAAATCTCGCTACAGCGCACCCCACACCTTTGGTGGCATATTGGAAGGCTTATTCAATGACTTCAATACTGAATTCAAAGCCAACCCTCCGGCTAACATATTGGAAACAGAAAAAAGCTATGAAGTACACCTGGTAGCACCGGGTCTTAAAAAAGACGACTTTAAGATCAACCTGGAACGCAACATTCTGACAATTTCTTACGACAAGAAAGAAGACGCGGCTGCCCAGGAAGGTAAATGGCTGAGGAGCGAATACAAAGCAGCAGCCTTCAAAAGAAGCTTTACACTGAATGATAAGGTAAACACCTCCGCCATCAACGCAAAATATACCGATGGTATACTGGCAATAGAACTGCCTAAAAAGGAGAATGCCGAACCGGCAACACAACAAATATCAGTGAACTAA
- a CDS encoding aminotransferase class I/II-fold pyridoxal phosphate-dependent enzyme, with protein MDLFAKFESRLGPIGDYAEKAPGYFAFPKLEGEIGNRMMFQGKERIVWSLNNYLGLANHPEVRKADKEATEQYGLAYPMGARMMSGNSNHHEQLEKDLAEFVGKEDAMLFNYGYQGMVSAIDSLCSRRDVIVYDAESHACIIDGLRMHPGHRYVYKHNNVEDCEKQLQRATEMAAQTGGGILVITEGVFGMSGNQGAIKEIAALKSKYEFRLFVDDAHGFGTMGKTGAGIGEEQGCMDQIDVYFSTFAKSMASIGGFLAADKKVLTFLRYNMRSQVFAKSLPMAIVVGNQKRLDLLRTKPELKEKLWHNVNRLQNGLRERGFDIGTTNTPVTPVHMKGGLFDATQLIFDMRENYNIFCSVVVYPVIPKGQIILRLIPTAVHTDEDIDLTLKAFSELREKLDNKVYPQEMPNINAKAAVTA; from the coding sequence ATGGATTTATTTGCCAAATTTGAATCAAGACTTGGACCGATTGGTGATTACGCCGAAAAAGCGCCCGGATATTTTGCATTCCCTAAGCTGGAAGGAGAGATAGGAAACAGGATGATGTTCCAGGGCAAAGAGCGTATCGTTTGGAGCCTGAATAACTACCTGGGTCTTGCCAACCACCCCGAAGTACGTAAAGCAGACAAAGAAGCAACAGAACAATATGGCCTCGCCTACCCAATGGGTGCGCGCATGATGAGCGGTAACTCTAACCACCACGAGCAGCTGGAAAAAGATCTGGCTGAATTCGTAGGTAAGGAAGACGCTATGCTATTCAACTACGGTTACCAGGGCATGGTTTCAGCCATCGACAGCCTGTGCAGCCGCCGCGACGTGATCGTTTACGACGCAGAATCTCATGCCTGCATTATCGACGGTTTGCGCATGCACCCCGGCCATCGCTATGTATACAAACACAACAACGTTGAAGACTGCGAAAAACAACTGCAGCGCGCTACAGAAATGGCAGCGCAAACAGGTGGTGGTATCCTCGTGATCACCGAAGGCGTTTTCGGCATGTCAGGCAACCAGGGTGCTATCAAAGAGATCGCTGCCCTGAAAAGCAAATACGAGTTCCGCCTTTTTGTAGATGACGCACACGGCTTCGGTACAATGGGCAAAACAGGTGCCGGTATCGGTGAAGAGCAAGGTTGCATGGATCAGATCGATGTATACTTCTCTACATTCGCTAAGTCTATGGCGAGCATCGGTGGCTTCCTGGCTGCTGACAAAAAAGTGCTGACCTTCCTGCGCTACAACATGCGCTCGCAGGTGTTCGCTAAATCGCTGCCAATGGCTATCGTTGTAGGTAACCAGAAACGCCTGGACCTGCTCCGCACCAAGCCTGAGCTGAAAGAAAAACTGTGGCATAACGTGAACAGGCTGCAAAACGGCCTGCGCGAAAGAGGCTTCGATATAGGCACTACCAACACACCGGTAACACCAGTGCACATGAAAGGTGGCCTGTTCGATGCTACTCAGCTGATCTTCGACATGCGCGAGAACTACAACATTTTCTGCTCGGTAGTTGTATACCCTGTTATTCCAAAAGGCCAGATCATCCTGCGCCTGATACCTACAGCTGTACACACTGACGAAGACATCGACCTGACACTGAAAGCATTCAGCGAACTGCGCGAGAAACTGGACAACAAAGTGTACCCGCAGGAAATGCCGAACATCAACGCAAAGGCAGCGGTTACTGCTTAA
- a CDS encoding PA0069 family radical SAM protein, whose amino-acid sequence MINQRANERFDKGRGAQFNPKNRFLKGEYVQEHPEAIDDWEVEERKTEYIFDDSKTLVNKVTSPDVGMMFSANPYQGCEHGCIYCYARNSHEYWGYSAGVDFESRIVVKKNAPQLLKKFFENPNWEPSVISLSGNTDCYQPIERRMRITRKLLEICLEYRNPVGILTKNALVLRDLDIIKELNRLNLVRVFSSITSLDEDLRRVLEPRTASYRSRLKVVETLAKNGVPTGIMNAPLIPGLNDMHMHDVLKASAEAGAKWAGYTVVRLNGAIGPIFKDWLFKAFPDRAEKVWGQIAACHEGQVNDSRWGNRMVGDGKFAELIRTQFHLYCKKYGLNQTEMEWNTSSFRRIKHGQLPLF is encoded by the coding sequence ATGATCAACCAAAGAGCAAACGAGCGTTTCGACAAGGGCAGGGGAGCCCAGTTCAATCCAAAGAACAGGTTCCTGAAAGGGGAGTATGTGCAGGAGCATCCCGAGGCTATCGATGATTGGGAAGTGGAAGAACGTAAGACCGAATACATCTTTGACGATAGTAAAACGCTGGTCAATAAGGTGACCAGTCCCGATGTAGGCATGATGTTCTCCGCCAATCCTTACCAGGGCTGCGAGCACGGTTGTATCTATTGTTATGCGCGCAACTCGCACGAGTACTGGGGTTACAGCGCGGGTGTAGATTTCGAGAGCAGGATAGTGGTGAAGAAGAATGCACCGCAGTTGCTGAAGAAGTTTTTCGAGAACCCCAATTGGGAACCATCAGTTATATCCCTCTCGGGCAATACGGATTGTTACCAGCCTATAGAACGCCGCATGCGCATCACCCGCAAGTTGCTGGAGATCTGCCTGGAGTACCGCAACCCCGTTGGCATACTCACCAAGAATGCACTCGTGCTCCGTGATCTTGATATTATCAAAGAACTAAACAGGCTCAACCTCGTACGTGTATTCTCTTCCATCACCTCGCTGGATGAAGACCTGCGCAGAGTGCTGGAGCCACGTACTGCTTCTTACCGTTCGCGCTTGAAAGTGGTGGAGACCTTAGCGAAGAACGGTGTACCTACAGGCATCATGAATGCACCGTTGATACCGGGACTGAACGATATGCACATGCATGATGTGTTGAAGGCATCAGCAGAAGCAGGAGCGAAATGGGCAGGGTATACGGTAGTAAGACTGAACGGCGCCATTGGACCGATATTCAAAGACTGGCTGTTCAAAGCCTTTCCCGACCGTGCAGAAAAAGTATGGGGCCAGATAGCAGCCTGCCACGAAGGCCAGGTGAACGATAGCCGATGGGGCAACCGCATGGTAGGCGATGGTAAGTTTGCCGAACTGATACGCACGCAGTTTCATCTATACTGCAAAAAATATGGGCTGAACCAAACAGAGATGGAATGGAATACTTCATCCTTTAGAAGGATAAAGCATGGGCAGTTGCCGTTGTTTTAG
- a CDS encoding TspO/MBR family protein translates to MARRWIVLILSIINPFFDWLLGLTPLAGRSMVEITDQYDTLFRPAGYAFAIWGVIYLSFIIYAVYQLLPAQRANKLYDNVATTFIISNLLGMAWQVAFRNDVITASLAIIIAMLVSSIVMYALTRNAALANRTNKWISVPFGLYMAWLSVATIANIGIWLASIDWRGGGVSEILWTNIMLALALGLAMLLSRLFRDLSIPIVVTWAILAIYIQVHDTEHRVAAVALIAGLAGVAWIIGLGIWDKSRTRHISAS, encoded by the coding sequence ATGGCAAGAAGATGGATAGTCTTGATACTGAGCATCATCAATCCATTTTTCGACTGGCTATTAGGGCTTACACCCCTGGCAGGAAGGTCGATGGTGGAAATAACCGATCAGTATGATACACTATTCAGGCCTGCTGGTTATGCATTTGCTATCTGGGGAGTTATCTATTTGTCCTTTATCATCTACGCCGTTTACCAGTTATTACCTGCACAAAGGGCCAATAAACTTTACGACAATGTGGCAACGACTTTCATTATATCGAACCTGTTGGGAATGGCCTGGCAGGTAGCTTTTAGAAATGATGTTATTACTGCCAGTCTTGCAATAATTATTGCAATGCTTGTTTCCTCTATCGTTATGTATGCCCTTACCCGGAATGCAGCACTGGCGAACAGGACAAACAAGTGGATCTCCGTTCCGTTTGGCCTGTACATGGCCTGGCTATCCGTCGCAACAATCGCTAACATTGGGATCTGGCTGGCTAGTATAGATTGGCGCGGCGGCGGCGTTTCAGAAATACTGTGGACGAACATAATGCTTGCCCTGGCCCTGGGTCTGGCTATGTTATTAAGCCGGTTGTTCCGCGACTTAAGTATACCAATTGTAGTAACCTGGGCAATTCTTGCTATCTATATTCAAGTGCATGACACCGAACACCGCGTGGCAGCAGTTGCACTCATTGCAGGCCTGGCAGGTGTTGCGTGGATAATTGGATTAGGCATATGGGACAAATCCAGGACACGTCACATTAGCGCTTCATAA
- a CDS encoding DNA polymerase Y family protein, which yields MRISANSYNGTNGAVIMYVDMNSYFASVEQQDNPQFRDRPLGVLTFDSPNACIIAPSIEAKRFGVKTGMRLGEGKALCPQMMTTTTRPHRYREIHVAVMKVLTSYCDTPNVMAKSIDEAVMNFSSYKLVYPDFREVAYRIKEDIRKECGDYIKCSIGIAPNSFLAKLGTELQKPDGLIVITPDNIDDYLATMKLTDLPGIAKANEKRLQTIGIRTPLELRHASDALLRRAFGGVVGNYWHSRLHFRETDLYKNDYRAMSATRTVSQVQRESKQSLESLLISLCTRLEQRMVKQDVFCKEVSFFIRYKDFTSWETKIKLADPTQDAMEMRSYIYDRIAEFERPRNIDTIFNNRTMQMGVAISNFIHGARIQYSLFENKIKADTARKTMYNIKDRYGKNAVRKACETIRPNEMADAIGFGSVKDLYEGDKFNKYMLEED from the coding sequence ATGCGGATCTCGGCTAACTCATACAACGGAACTAACGGCGCTGTCATCATGTATGTAGACATGAACAGCTACTTTGCCAGTGTGGAGCAGCAGGACAACCCCCAATTCAGGGACCGCCCGCTGGGTGTGCTCACGTTTGATAGTCCCAATGCTTGCATCATCGCACCGTCTATAGAAGCCAAACGTTTTGGCGTGAAGACCGGCATGCGCCTCGGTGAGGGCAAGGCCTTGTGCCCGCAGATGATGACGACCACCACACGTCCGCACCGCTACCGCGAGATACACGTGGCCGTCATGAAAGTGCTGACCAGCTATTGCGACACGCCGAACGTAATGGCCAAAAGCATTGATGAGGCTGTGATGAACTTTAGTTCATACAAACTTGTCTATCCTGATTTCAGGGAGGTGGCTTATCGCATAAAAGAGGACATTCGAAAAGAATGCGGTGACTATATTAAATGCTCCATAGGTATTGCGCCCAATTCTTTCCTGGCCAAGCTAGGCACCGAGCTGCAGAAGCCCGATGGACTGATAGTGATAACCCCGGATAATATCGACGACTACCTGGCCACCATGAAGCTGACCGACCTGCCGGGTATAGCAAAAGCCAACGAAAAAAGATTGCAAACCATCGGCATCCGTACGCCGCTGGAGCTGCGTCATGCTTCAGATGCTTTGCTGCGCAGGGCCTTTGGTGGTGTGGTGGGCAACTACTGGCATTCACGGCTTCACTTCCGCGAGACGGATCTGTATAAGAACGATTACCGTGCTATGAGTGCTACGCGTACGGTATCGCAGGTGCAGCGAGAATCGAAACAATCGTTGGAGTCGTTGCTGATATCGCTGTGTACGAGACTGGAGCAGCGGATGGTGAAGCAGGACGTGTTCTGCAAGGAGGTGAGCTTTTTTATCAGGTACAAAGATTTCACCAGTTGGGAGACGAAAATAAAGCTGGCCGACCCGACGCAGGATGCCATGGAGATGCGCAGTTATATCTACGATCGCATTGCAGAGTTTGAACGCCCGCGCAACATTGACACTATTTTCAACAACAGGACGATGCAAATGGGTGTGGCTATTTCAAACTTCATTCATGGTGCGCGTATACAGTATAGCCTGTTTGAGAATAAGATAAAGGCCGATACTGCGCGAAAGACCATGTACAATATCAAAGACCGCTACGGCAAGAACGCTGTACGCAAAGCCTGCGAGACGATAAGGCCAAACGAAATGGCAGATGCTATCGGCTTCGGTTCGGTGAAAGACCTGTACGAAGGCGATAAGTTCAATAAATACATGCTGGAAGAAGATTAA
- the pafA gene encoding alkaline phosphatase PafA, protein MLAHAHYIAAQLRYFMRHFLFLFVFLASVSGSNAQNKAVPRPKLVVGIVVDQMRWDYLYRYYDRYTEGGFKRLMSEGFNCQNTMINYLPSFTGPGHACVYTGSVPSIHGIAANDWLDNITGKYSYCAQDDNVRPVGGSVVAGKMSPKNLMATTVTDELKLATNSRSKVFGVAIKDRGSILPAGHMANGAYWFDDSTGNFVTSSFYGNSLPEWLNKFNLANHDTFVSPDWSLLYPLNTYKQSVVDDNRYEGPFPGERAPIFPHSVKGFDRSRLGYYGLRYLPYGNTMVFNLAKACINEEKLGQSNDPDFLCVSFSSTDYAGHRFGPNSVEMEDMFLRFDIELAEFLKYLDRSVGKGEYTLFLTADHGAAHNPTFMQDMKISAGSDNDTVTARLLNSHLKNTFGVHDTLVRLFTNYQVYLNESGIARLKLDRTQVKAAITDWLGKRPGIAYAIDMELIGRLALPEPIREMAINGYNRKRSGVIQIISEPGWFSGDHGATGTTHGSWNPYDTHIPLLWYGWGIAKGETHRTVYMTDIAPTLAALLKIQMPSGNIGKVIAPVMKR, encoded by the coding sequence ATGCTTGCCCACGCTCACTATATTGCAGCGCAACTCCGCTATTTCATGAGGCATTTTCTCTTCTTATTCGTCTTTTTAGCATCTGTATCTGGCTCTAACGCACAAAATAAAGCTGTTCCCCGGCCGAAGCTGGTGGTGGGTATCGTGGTCGACCAGATGCGCTGGGACTATCTTTATCGTTACTACGATCGCTATACTGAAGGCGGTTTTAAGCGCCTGATGTCGGAAGGATTCAATTGCCAGAATACCATGATCAACTACCTGCCTTCGTTCACGGGTCCGGGACATGCTTGTGTGTATACTGGTTCCGTTCCTTCCATCCACGGCATCGCTGCCAACGATTGGCTCGATAACATCACTGGTAAATATTCTTATTGCGCACAGGATGATAATGTGCGACCTGTAGGTGGTAGCGTGGTTGCTGGGAAGATGAGCCCCAAAAACTTAATGGCCACGACTGTCACCGACGAACTAAAGTTGGCGACCAATAGCCGTTCAAAAGTATTTGGCGTAGCCATTAAAGACCGCGGCAGCATTTTGCCGGCTGGACACATGGCCAATGGGGCCTACTGGTTCGATGACAGCACTGGCAATTTTGTTACCAGTTCATTTTATGGAAACAGCTTGCCCGAATGGCTGAATAAATTTAACCTTGCCAACCATGATACTTTTGTTTCTCCTGATTGGTCTTTGCTTTACCCTTTGAATACATACAAACAAAGCGTGGTCGACGACAATCGCTACGAAGGTCCTTTTCCCGGCGAACGCGCTCCTATATTTCCGCATTCGGTAAAAGGTTTTGATCGAAGCAGGTTGGGATATTACGGGCTGCGCTATTTGCCCTATGGAAATACAATGGTCTTTAACCTGGCAAAGGCTTGCATCAACGAGGAGAAACTAGGGCAGTCAAACGATCCTGATTTTCTATGTGTGAGTTTTTCATCGACGGATTATGCCGGGCATCGCTTTGGCCCAAATTCGGTAGAAATGGAGGACATGTTCCTTCGGTTTGATATAGAGCTGGCTGAGTTTCTGAAATACCTCGATCGGTCGGTAGGCAAGGGTGAGTATACTTTGTTCCTGACTGCGGATCATGGAGCGGCGCACAATCCAACGTTCATGCAGGATATGAAAATTTCTGCAGGTTCAGATAATGATACTGTAACTGCGCGATTGCTGAATAGTCATTTGAAAAACACTTTCGGTGTTCATGATACGTTGGTGCGTCTGTTCACCAACTACCAGGTATACCTCAATGAATCGGGCATTGCGCGATTGAAACTGGATCGTACGCAGGTGAAAGCTGCTATTACCGATTGGCTGGGCAAACGTCCGGGGATTGCTTATGCAATAGATATGGAATTGATAGGCAGGCTGGCCTTGCCCGAGCCGATAAGGGAAATGGCCATCAACGGCTATAATCGTAAAAGGAGCGGAGTCATTCAAATAATATCCGAGCCGGGCTGGTTCAGTGGCGATCATGGCGCTACTGGTACTACACATGGTTCCTGGAATCCTTACGACACGCACATCCCTTTGTTATGGTATGGTTGGGGTATTGCCAAAGGTGAAACCCACCGCACTGTATATATGACCGATATAGCTCCAACCCTTGCTGCATTGCTCAAAATACAGATGCCAAGTGGTAACATTGGAAAGGTGATCGCGCCTGTTATGAAGCGCTAA
- a CDS encoding SDR family oxidoreductase — MKVFIVGASGLVGNNCMKHFSEQGWDVKGSYFSYEQPGTVFYSTLDTVNSKNFDIVGWKPDVIVHCGAMTHVDYCETHEDESYQQTVQSTINLIEVAKQCKARFVYISTDYVFDGKSGPYREDAPVNPLSVYARHKLEAEQLAIKELDKTLVLRVTNVYGNEARGKNFVARIVDQCLNKQKLTLKLPYDQYASPTNAWDIARAMYVLLRDSKHGIYHVGSTDYMNRVELALKVLSYFPHAEYDLIPMSTAELQQPAARPLLGGFVKSKFSNEYPEMLFGNVDSYLQEILG, encoded by the coding sequence ATGAAAGTATTTATCGTCGGTGCATCGGGCCTCGTGGGCAATAATTGCATGAAGCATTTCAGTGAGCAAGGCTGGGATGTAAAAGGATCTTATTTTTCTTACGAGCAACCAGGCACTGTGTTTTATAGCACGCTCGACACTGTCAACTCAAAGAACTTTGACATAGTAGGCTGGAAACCCGATGTGATCGTACACTGCGGAGCGATGACGCATGTTGACTACTGCGAAACACATGAGGACGAGAGCTACCAGCAAACTGTGCAGAGCACGATAAACCTGATAGAGGTAGCAAAGCAATGCAAAGCGCGCTTTGTTTACATTTCTACCGACTATGTATTTGATGGAAAGAGCGGCCCTTATCGCGAAGACGCACCGGTAAATCCATTGAGTGTATATGCCCGCCATAAACTGGAAGCAGAACAACTGGCAATTAAAGAACTGGACAAAACACTGGTACTGCGCGTTACTAATGTTTATGGCAATGAAGCGAGAGGAAAAAACTTTGTAGCCCGCATAGTAGACCAGTGCTTAAACAAACAAAAACTCACCCTGAAATTACCTTACGACCAATACGCGTCCCCAACCAATGCCTGGGACATAGCCCGCGCTATGTACGTGCTATTGCGTGACAGCAAACACGGCATCTACCACGTAGGGAGCACCGATTACATGAACCGCGTAGAACTGGCGCTGAAGGTGTTAAGCTATTTCCCGCATGCTGAATACGACCTGATACCGATGAGCACTGCAGAGTTGCAACAACCGGCTGCACGTCCATTATTAGGTGGTTTTGTAAAATCGAAATTCAGCAATGAATACCCCGAAATGCTCTTCGGGAACGTAGATAGCTACCTGCAGGAAATCCTTGGTTAA